CGATTCGACTGACCATCTATGCAAAACGGCATATCATCCGCACGATGAAACTCGTTGGTGCGACGACGATGTTCATTCGCATGCCCTTCCTGATAGAAGGAATGTTCCACGGACTCATCGGCGGTATTATCGCCTCGGTGATGATCGATATCGTCTTCACCTTCTTCATTCAGCCACTGTCGGAAGATCTGCTTGTAAATATCGGTGTGAGCTTCACGTATTACCTGCTGCTCATTCTCGGTGGCTGCGCTCTCGGACTGCTCGGCTCCCTGTTTTCCATCGGACGCTTCCTCAAGGAAGCGCTGGTTCAGCAATAATCTCCATTCCCTCATCACCATTCCCTTCCGCAAAGGCACAATAGCAATCATGGCCAGCTCGAAATCACTTTACCCGTTTCATCTCACGCCCGGGGGACCCCAGCTCAGCAAAGCCATGCTGGCACAGTGTCCCAGAGACCTGCGCAAAAACCCGGAAGCTCGTCTCCTGCTCGAAGGCTGCCGCATGGGGGAACATCTCCTCGCCCTGAGTCAGCTCTTTTCAGGACGCATCGTCGGCATCGACGAGGATGCAGAGACAGTGTTCTATGCAAAAATGGCCATCGCTGAAATGCGGAAATCGCAGCAGATTTCCGCGCAGTTCATGACTCCGGTACAGACGAATTTCCCGGACGCAAGCTTTGACATCGTCATGCTCGAGGGACTGCTGTCAGGCTATCCTGCGGGGCGCGTACTCAAAGAGGCACTGCGCGTGCTCAAACCCGATGGCTGGCTGCTGATCTCGGATTCGTGCTGGCTCGAGGACAACATTCCGACCTATGTGCGTGAAATCTGGGAATCACCGGATCACAAGCTGCTCGATTCCGGCGGCATGCAGCAAACGCTGGAAGAAAAGGGACTGCGCATCGTCAACATCGAGGACCGTTCCTCCGTGCTCGCTTCGTTCTACAACCAGTTCAACAGTACGGTAAAGGGAATCGCGAAAAGCGGATTCGAGGGGATGAAGCACATGAAGGGACTGATCAAACACTACAAGCATGAAATCGATGTCTACCACCGGCATGGTGGCGACCGCTACATGGGATATTTGAGCGTCGTATGCCGCCGCGACGCGCCCGCCCAGGAGAAAGACCCTGCAAAGGATGAACTCCCAGCACAGAATGAAATCCCAGCACAGAATGATTCCCCTGCACAGAATGAAATCCCGGCACAGAATGATACCCCGGCGCAGAATGAAATCCCGGCGCAGAATGAAATCCCGGCGCAGAATGATTCCCCGGCGCAGAATGATACCCCGCCCCCGAAAGAAGAATCCTGAGCGCTCACTGGAAAGGTCTCTGCTCGCACACGAATGTTGCTATGCTCCCGCGTCGCTGCCGGACAGTTGGAGGTGCGCGCGGATGAAGGAGACGATGACATCAACCGCGGCAGCATTTTCGCCCCCGTGCGGAACGATGAGATCCGCATGCTGCCGACTCGGAGCCACGAATTGTTCATAGCTGGGCCGCACGGTACTGAAATACTGCTCGCGCACGGAGGCCAGGGTGCGTCCCCTCTGTTCGATATCCCTCTCCATCCTTCGAATAATGCGCACATCCGCTTCGGTATCCACGAACACCTTCAGTTGCATGTGCTCCCGCAGCGCCGTTTCCGCGAGTACGAGAATACCCTCGACAAGAATCACGGGATGGGGCTGCAGGGGACGCGTTTCCACCGTACGCCTGTGCGTGGAAAAATCATAGACAGGCTGTGCGACGCTGCGTCCGTGATAGAGATCCGCCAGCTGTGCAGCACACAGTGGGGTTTCGAGTGACGAAGGGTGATCGTAGTTGATGCGGGCGGGATCTGATACGGGCATGTCGTCGAGGTCGCGATAATACGCATCATGCTGAAAGAGCATGGCATGCTCGGCGCCGATTTCCGCGATGATGCGGTGACAGAGCGTGGTTTTGCCTGAGCCGCTCCCCCCCGCGATGCCAATGACCAGAGTTTCCCGCATGCCACATTCTCCTATTTCTGCAAAAACGCCTGGATGTCGGCGATATCCTGATCCGTCAGTTTATCCCGCGAGAAAAACGGCATGGAATCATTGCCACCACGAACGGCGGCAGGAACGTGTTCGGCTTTGCGTTTGACGATGCGTACGGCGGGACCGAGTCCGGTATCATGACAGGGACCACAGGCGCGGTCGAACATGACTTCGCCCCTGGCGGCATCACCGCGGAGTTTTGTAATTCCCTCGAGTTCTTTTTCAAATGTATCCTCGTCGAAATCCGCATCGCCCGGCCAGGTCACCGCTTCCCAGCTCAGCTTCGGAGGTTCGTTTCCGGGGGACACGTAGGCGTAATACGCCATGAGCGCCCGGGCATCGCTTTCTGAAATTGCATCCTCGATACCGCTGCCCTTTTCCTGGTAGAGGTAGGCACACTTTGCGGCACCGGCGGCGGTACGGCGCAGGCCATCGCCGCTGAATTCCCCATTCCACGCTTCGACACGCTGATGCGCACCGAGGATGCTGTGTCCGGGACGAATCCGGTCGTCATTCGCGAGAGACTCATCGAAATCGGCATGACAATCGATGCATGCGATCTCCACCTCTCCGTAACTGCGGTTGCGGAAAATCTCCTGTCCCTTTGCCGCCAGTTCCTCCTGCGACGCGCTGTCCATGCCCTCGCCGCTGCCTTCACTGTCACTTTTCTGTGATCCGCATGCGGAAAACAGCAGAAGCATTGCCATCAGAAAAAGCGGTGTTTTCATATCGCCTCCTAACCTTGCGATCAAGTTCCTGTAATCTTATTTCGGCTCCCACAGTTCGCCCTCGCAGGGAATATGGTCCGCACTCACATGCTCATCGAGCTTGGAGCAGAGAACGCCCGTCGGTTCGAAATACCGGCAGGTGGAGCACAGTGTCCCCTCCATCACACTGGCCGTTTCCTCCCTGTAGATGCGGTATTGCACCTGCATCGGGTGAAGAACGACAGCGTAGAGCAGGAAGACGATAACGATCCACCACCAGGATTCGAGACGCAGCCAATGCACGTTTTCGATGATGAAGTAGGAAACGACAATGACAATTGCTGCGCGGAAGATCGCCCAGCTGACGATGCTGCCAATGGTGTTGGTGTAGGGACGGGAGGTATTGTTGTCCATCTGTGCGCCTGCGACGCAAGCGGGGCTTGCGCGTCGTGGGAATATCTGATAAGTTGATTTTTTCCTTTCTCGTTGTAAAATGTTGTTTGCACTGCGGAAATCCAACTCTATGCGACTCTTCTCAACATCCCGTCAGCGCTGGAAACCGGCATGGACCTATGACGCCGGCGCGCATGTATGGCGCTTTGTCTTCACCGGCGATGGACGACTGCTCGGAGAGGCCCGGGATACCGATGCGCGCACAACCACGTTTTTCTGCCTCCGCGAGGCCGATGGTTCGGTGGTATTCGAGAAATTGCGCAGTGATGAGGAATGGTGGGTCGGCTTCGAAGCAGTGGAAGGCAGCCGCTTCTACCTGCACGGCTTTCGCAAACCCGATATGCCGCAGCATCTTGGGATCAGAGCGCATGACCTTGATACCGGAGCACTGCTCTGGCGCAACGACGACCTGGCCTTCGTGCTCGCCCGCGGGGATGCGGTGTATGCCACGCGCGAAGGCTTCGGGGGACTGGAGTTTTTCCGCCTCTCCCCTGAAGACGGCAGCGTCATTGAGGACATGGGACAGGACACGGAAAGCATAAACGTGCTGCGCGCCCTGCTCAACGAAGAGGAAGACTTCAGAGGCTACCGCTATCCCGAGCCGATGACTGCTGCACATCCCGGCTCGGAGGACGCCCGCAAGACGCTGCAGAAACTCGTCGATCCGTCGCGTGTCATCGGGACGCTCGATGCGCTGGTCGAAGACAACCTGCTGCTCGCTGCATGGCATGAAGCCAAAGCACCATCGAAGGGAGCAGCGGACAATGGCTCTGATGCTGCTCTCCGACAGCAGTTTCGTGCTGTCTCCCTTGACGGGAAACAGACCCTGTTCGAAGACATCATTCTCGACCACGCGGACGCGCCGGGGATGGACAGTTTCTTCCTCAAGGATTCGCAGCTGATGTATATCAAGAACAGGCGTATTCTTACCGCACACGACCTGAACGGAGTACCCTCATGACCGTAGTGAATGATTCACTCGACATTGAAACCCGTGGCGATGGGGACATGATAGACCTCACCGACCGCCTCACCCTTCTTCTGCAAAAGCAGAAAATGAAACGCGGGCACATGCTGGTGTTCGTGCCCGGTTCAACAGCGGCGCTGACGACCATCGAGTATGAGCCGGGATTGAAGAAAGACTTTACGCTGCTCATGGATCGTCTCGTGCCAAGGAATGCACGCTATTTCCATGAGGAGACCTGGAACGACGGCAACGGACACGCACACGTGCGAGCGTCCATGCTCGGTCCGAGCCTGGCCATACCGTTCGATGCCGGGAAAATGATGCTGGGCACCTGGCAGCAGATCATCCTCATCGACTACGACAACCGACCGCGATCCCGCTCACTGGTCGTGCAATTCACCGGAGAATAGGCGGCATGCCACAGAACTCGATTATCGAACACGGACGGGAAGTCATCCGCATTGAAGCGGAGGCCGTACGAGCGCTGCAGGATAAAATCAACGAGGATTTCGCCCGCGCAGTGGAAATGATTTACGCGAGTCCCGGCCGGGTGATCGTCACCGGGATTGGAAAAAGCGGACTGATCGCGCGCAAGATCGTCGCAACCATGAACAGCACGGGCACGCCCGCCATCTATCTGCATCCGGCAGACGCCATACACGGGGATCTCGGCATGGTACGCAGCGAAGACGTCGTCCTTCTCATTTCGAAAAGCGGCAACACCGAAGAACTCAAGCAGATCGTCCCCATTTTCCAGCGCATCGGCGTGCAGCTGATTTCCATCCTGGGCACGCTGTCACCTTCCACGCTCTCTGAGGTTTCTGATATCGTGCTCGATGCAGGAGTGGAAGAGGAAGCCTGTCCCCACAACCTCGCCCCGACAGCGTCGACCACGGCGGCAATGGCACTGGGCGACGCCATCGCGGTGGCCCTGCTGCACAAGCGGGAATTCACGGCTGAGGATTTCGCCATCTTTCATCCCGGCGGAAGTCTCGGCAAGCGCCTGCTCCTGCGTATCGATCAGATCATGACGGCTGGAGAAAATCTGCCTGTCGTGCATCAGGCCGTGGCGCTCAAAGACGCCATACTCGAAATCACGAGCAAGCGTCTCGGCGCCACCTGCGTGGTAGATGATGATGGACAGCTGGTTGGCGTGATTACGGACGGTGATCTCCGCCGTCTGCTCGAGCGCGATACCGACCTCACCGCGTTGCTGGCCGTCGATGTCATGAACTCCAGGCCAAAGACGATTGTGCCCCGCACCCTCGCCTCCTCCGCACTCGAACTGATGGAACAGCACAAAATCACCCAGCTTATCGTGACCGACGACAAGCGCATTCCCCGCGGCATCGTGCACATGCATGACCTCGTCCAGCTCGGTCTCGGGTAGGAAGTTTCCACTATGCGACAACCTTTTCTCGATCGCCTGCGCAGTGGCGTCATCCTTTTCGACGGCGGCATGGGGACAGAGCTCTACCGCCGCGGCGTATTCATCAACAAGTGCTACGACGAACTTAATCTGAGCGACCCTGCCCTGGTCGAACAGGTGCATCGAGACTATATCGAGGCCGGTGCCGATGTCATCGAAACAAACACCTTCGGCGCGAATCCGACCAAACTGCGTGCGCATGGATTGCTCGATCGCATGGCGGAGATCAATCGCAGGGGTGCGGAAATTGCACGTAGCGTTGCGGGCGACGAACACTATGTCGCAGGAAGTATCGGTCCCCTCGGCGTACAGATGGAACCACTCGGACCCCTTTCCCGTGAAGAAGCGCGTGATCTCTTCGCGCAGCAAATCCGCGCACTGTGCGAAGGCGGCGTCGATCTTTTCGTCCTCGAGACCTTCATCTACCCGGAAGAACTGCAGCAGGCCATCCTGGCCGTGCGTGAAGTCTGCGACAAACCCGTCGTTGCGCACATCACCATCAATGATGACAGCACGTCGCTCACCGGCGCGCGTCCCGAAGTGCTGGTGGCTGAACTGGCGGCGATGAAACCTGACGCCCTCGGCGTGAATTGCACGGTGGGACCCAGCGTCATGCTCACGTGGCTCGAGCGGGTGCGGGAAATGACGGACGTCCCCATTTCCATCATGCCCAATGCCGGCAAACCGAAGAACGTCGACGGCCGGAACATTTACCTGACATCGCCGGAATATCTCGGCACGTACGCAAAGCGCTTCGTACAATACGGCGCACGCCTGATCGGGGGCTGCTGCGGTACGGCACCGGAGCACATCCGCGCGATGCGCAACGCCATCAGTGCCTATGGATTCAAGGACAGCGACAAGGTCGAGCGCAAGGAAGACGTTACCGCTCCTGTTGATGTGGATGTCACCCCGCAGGCGGAGAAGTCGCGTCTCGCGCGGAGGCTGGCTGATGGACATTTCATCAGCATGGTGGAGCTTGTCGCGCCGCGCGGCATTTCGGCCGAGAAGGAAATCGACAAGGCCAAGAGGCTGTTTTACTATGGCGTCGATGTCATCAACATTCCCGACGGTCCACGCGCAAGCGCACGCATGTCGGCCATGGCGCTCGCGGCCAGCATTCAGCGCGAGGTCGGCATCGAGACCGTGCTGCATTACGCCTGCCGCGACCGCAATGTCATCGGCATTCAATCGGATCTGCTCGGTGCCTGGGCCCTCGGTATTCGCAATATCCTCGCTGTCACCGGTGATCCCCCGAAGCTCGGAAATTATCCGGATGCAACAGCAGTGTTTGATGTCGACAGTATCGGTTTGGTGAATATCATCAACCGGCTCAATCACGGACTCGATATCGCCGGGAATCCCATTGGTCCCGCCGCAGGCATGCATATCGGCGTGGCCGCGAATCCGGGCGCCCTGAATATGGACCAGGAACTGCGCCGTCTAGACTGGAAGGTCGAAGCGGGGGCGGAATTCATCATCACCCAGCCGGTATTCGATCTCGATGTTTTCTATGCGTTCAAAAAGCGCATCGAACATATCGGCATTCCTCTTATTGCCGGGATATGGCCGCTGGCCTCACTCCGCAATGCCGAGTTCATGAATAATGAGGTTCCCGGCTGCGACGTCCCGGACTACATCATCGAGCGCCTGCGCAAATACGCGGATCAGAAAGAAGCCGGCCGCGCCGAGGGCATCGCGATCGCACATGAAACCCTCGAACAGATCCTCGACCAGATTGCGGGCGTGCAGGTATCCGCTCCCTTCGGACGCATCGAAACCGTCATGGAAATTCTCGAAGGCGTCCGTCTCCGCTGATCATCATTTGAATTGAAGTTTCACTTAAAGGGTACTTTACAATGCCCTTATTTTTCATTACTTTTGCGGCATGCCACCGTATGCCTCACCACGACAACGACGACAGCCAAAACTGATCCGTGTCCTCAAAAGCAGGACGTCGAGCATCCTTGTCGCTGCTGTTCTGGTGATCGTGCTTTACTTCCTGTTCAGCACGAAGGGCTTCATCAGCAGGATGAATATCGAAAGTGACCTGGCGGACGAGCGAGCGCGGGTGATTGAGCTCGAGAGGGACATTCAGCGGTTGAAGCGTGAGCGCGATCTGTTGCATGACGACAAGGCCACGATAGAGCATGTCGCGCGCGAGGCGCATGGCATGATCAAGAAAGGTGAAATCGTCTACCGCATTCTGCCCGCGGAGGAAGAGAAAAAGAAATGACAACCATAGGCATCGACATCGGTGGCAGCAGCATCAAGGCGGCGCTGACCGAACCCGGTGCGTCCGTCATCGCGAATACCCGTCGACCCACACTGGCCGACGGTGATCGTGACGCAACGCTTGGTCAAATCAACGCATGCATTGAAGAGTTGCTCTCAGAAGCTTCCGCACGCGACATTGATGTGCAGGGCATCGGGGTTGGCGTGCCCGGGACCATAGACATTGCAGCCGGTGTGGTCTATCATCCCCCCAATCTCCCCGCATGGGAGGAAGTGCCGCTTGCAGAGATTCTCCGTGAAAAATGGGATCTCGAGGTGCGCGTCGATAACGACGCCAACTGCGCCGCGCTCGGCGAAGCGCATTTCGGAGCGGGGAAAGCGCATACGGATTTCATCGGACTGACGCTCGGTACCGGCGTGGGATCGGGCATCATTCTCAGCAATCACATCTATCACGGGCAGCGCGGCTTTGCCGGTGAGTTCGGACATATCAGCATCGACTACAATGGCACGCAGTGCAACTGCGGCAACTTCGGCTGCATCGAGGCCTATGTCGGTATCCACTACATGATGCACGAGGCCATTCCCCTCCTTCGCCAGGCACCGCATTCTCCGCTGCATCATCGTGCCCTGGAGAAAAATTCGGATTTGCAGCCGCACGACCTTTCCACCGCGGCGGATGCGGGAGACGAGGTAAGTGCAGAAATACTGCGGCGGGCGGGACGACGTCTCGGCGTCGCCATCGCCAGTGCGGCAAATCTGCTGGACATCACCGTGTTCATCATCGGTGGAGGAATCTCAGCCGCCGGTGACCTGCTTTTCGATGCCATCCGCGCAAGTGCAGCCGAGCGCGCGCTCAAAGTACACCGCGACGATTTCATTATCCTCCCCGCCGAACTCGGTAACGACGCCGGCATGCTCGGTGCTGCTTCCCTCCTTCTCTGAAACGCTTTCCACTCGAGATTATGCACTTTCTGCATATTCCTATGCCAGGGTTTATGCACTTTCTGCATAATTCGTTTTGGCGCGGACTCCCCACTACTCTTCTTCGTCTTCGTTGCGTTCGCGGTATGCGATTTCCGCATAGCGAATGAAATGCTCCTGGCTGTTGACGGCCTTGTTTTCCTCGGGTTGGGGACGACGCACATACCTGCCGTCGGATTGGAGGATGTAGTTTTTCACATTATCCGCGAGATAGGTCGGGATGATGTGATTGAGGATGCGGTCCTTGATTACATCCTGTTCGACGAGGAACATGGCTTCAACGCGGCGATTGAGGTTGCGCGGCATCCAGTCGGCACTGCTGAAGTAGACTTCGGGCTGTCCGGCATTTTCGAATACCATGACGCGCGTGTGTTCGAGAAAACGACCGACAATGCTGGTGACACGGATGTTGTCGCTGAGTCCGGGTACACCGGGTTTAAGGCAGCAGATGCCTCGAATGATGAGATCGATCTGCACCCCCGCCTGGGATGCGCGATAGAGGGCCCGAATTACCTGGGCGTCAACGAGTGCGTTCATCTTCACGATGATTCGTGCGGGTTTCCCGGCGCGCTGATTCTCCATTTCCCGCTGAATAAGGGCGAGCGTTTTCTGGCGCAGGGAAATCGGCGCCACGATGATTTTGTTCCATTGCGTCTGATGGGAGTAGCCGGTCAGATAGTTGAATACGTTCGTGGCTTCGAACGCCATATCGTCGCGGCTGGTGAGAATACCGAAATCGGTGTACAGACGCGCCGTGGTTTCATTGTAATTGCCGGTGCTCAGATGCGCGTACGTGGTGAGTCCCTGCCGTTCGCGACGAACGACGAGGGCCAGTTTGCAATGCGTTTTGAGTCCGATAATGCCATACACGACATGGACGCCGGACTGCTCGAGCCTCCGAGCCCAGATGATGTTGTTTTCCTCATCAAAGCGCGCCTTCAGCTCGACGAAGGCCGTGACCTGCTTCCCGTTTTCTGCCGCACGGGCCAGCGCCTTGACGATATTGGAATCGCCGCTGGTGCGGTAGAGTGTCTGCTTGATGGCGAGGACGTCAGGATCGTCGGCAGCCATCTCGATGAATTCCACGACTGAACTGAAAGAGTCATACGGATGATGGAAGAAAATATCCCGCTCGCGGATGCGTGAGAAAATATTGTGATCGCCCCGAAGTTCTTCCACGATGCGTGGGGTGAACGGTGTATCCTTGAGGTTTTTCTTGGGAAGCTTGACCAGATCCATGAAATCCGCCAGGTTGAGCGGTCCTTCGACGCGATACACATCCCTGTCCTGCAGATGCATGGCGTTTTGCAACATGCGGCAGACGCCCTGGGGCATGTCGTGATCGACCTCGAGGCGAACGACGGCGCCCCAGCGGCGGCGGCGAATCTGTTCTTCGATGGTCTTGAGCAGATCCGAGGCCTCATCGTCCGCGATCTCGAGATCGGCATTCCGTGTAACACGAAAACGCCACGCATCACGCACCTGCAGTCCGGGGAACAGCGCGTTGGCATTCGCCGCAATAATTTCACCGAGCAGCACGTAGTGATAGCCCCCCTTCTGCACGGGGATGCTCACGAGGCGTGGGACCACAGGTGGAACCTGGACGACGGCGATGCGTTCTTCCTGCGTAATGGAATCGAAGACGGTGATGACGAGATTGAGCGACCGGTTGAGCAGATGCGGGAACGGGTGGCCCGGATCGATGGCCAGCGGCGAAAGCACGGGGTAGACATGCTCCATGAAGTAATTTTCGCACCAGCTGCGGCTCTTCGCATCGAGCTTCTCATAGCGATGGAGAAAAACATCTTCCTGCTCAAGCCCGGGTTGAATCTCACCCAGGAAACAGGCAGACATCTCGCTGTTCATGCGGCATACGCTGCTGCGAATCGCCTCGATAACTTCTTCGGGTGTCATCCCATCCGGCGGGAGGTCCGTCACGCCGAGTTCAATCTGCTGCTTGAGTCCCGCAACTCGAATCATGTAAAACTCATCGAGATTCGACGCGGTGATGCCGAGAAATTTCAGGCGCTCCAGAAGCGGGATGCTTTTGTCCAGCGCCTCGTTGAGCACACGCCAGTTGAAATCCAGCCAGCTCAGTTCCCGGTTGAAATATACTTCGGGTGCATAGAGGTCATACTCACGTGGTGCGTCTTTTCCCTGCGCCTCTTCTTCCTGCAAACGATTGTCCGTCGCCTCGTCCTGCGCCTGCGCATGCAGATGATGGATGTTCGTTCTTGTCGAAGTCTCGCTCATCGTCAGGTTCGTCCGTTTTTGGTCAATTATTGAAACATAACAAAATTTCCCACCCTTGTCAGCCCCTAACACGTATCTAACAGGCAGGATCCCTGAAACACGCATTTCCAACAGCACTGATTTTCACGGCAACTGAATCGCAATTATCTCCGCGAAAATCCGTTTGAATCCGTAACATCCGTGTTCCCGCTGCTGGTCCTGATTGTTTTTTCACCGGATTGTGCCGATTTTAGAAAATTCCATTGTTTTATCCATCATTGACACTATCCCATGCTCGTTCATCAATGCACCATAAAGGAACCGGTCTCCTACTCGGGCACCGGACTGCACACAGGCGCCCAGTGCACCATCACATTCAAACCGGCTCCTGAGAATTACGGCATCCGTTTCGTACGCATCGATCTCGGCGGGAATCCCGAGATTCCGGCCATCGTCGACTACGTCGTGGATGTCTCCCGCGGCACGACGCTGGGACACGGCGACATCAAGGTTTACACCGTCGAACACGTCCTTGCCGCAGTGGCGGGACTGCAGATCGACAATCTCATCATCGAGATCGACGGCATCGAACCCCCTGTTGGTGATGGCTCGGCAATCCCCTTTGTCGAGGCACTGCAGCGTGCAGGCATCGAGAAGCAGGAAGCGCCGAAAGACTACCTGATCATTGACCGCGCCATTCAATTCTCAAATCCTGATAAGGAAATCGACATCGTGGCACTGCCACTCGACGATTTCCGTATGACGGTGATGGTGGATTACAAAAATCCCGCCCTGGGTAGCCAGCATACAGGCATGTTCAATCTCGACGAATTTGTCAGCGAATTCGCCTCCTCACGCACCTTCTGTTTCCTGACCGAAGTTGAGGCGCTGCATGATGCCGGACTCATCAAGGGCGGCAGCCTCGACAACGCAGTGGTCATCGTCGATCGCGAGGTAGAGGAAGCGGACCTCGATGCCATCGGAAAGAAGCTGAACCTGGATCAGAGCATGCATCTCAATGATCACGGTTTCCTGAACGACATCAACCTGCGGTACAAGAATGAACCGGCGCGTCACAAGCTTCTGGATCTGCTCGGTGACCTGACACTCGTCGGCGTCCCACTCAAGGCACAGATTCTGGCCGCGCGTCCCGGCCACG
This portion of the bacterium genome encodes:
- a CDS encoding methyltransferase domain-containing protein — encoded protein: MASSKSLYPFHLTPGGPQLSKAMLAQCPRDLRKNPEARLLLEGCRMGEHLLALSQLFSGRIVGIDEDAETVFYAKMAIAEMRKSQQISAQFMTPVQTNFPDASFDIVMLEGLLSGYPAGRVLKEALRVLKPDGWLLISDSCWLEDNIPTYVREIWESPDHKLLDSGGMQQTLEEKGLRIVNIEDRSSVLASFYNQFNSTVKGIAKSGFEGMKHMKGLIKHYKHEIDVYHRHGGDRYMGYLSVVCRRDAPAQEKDPAKDELPAQNEIPAQNDSPAQNEIPAQNDTPAQNEIPAQNEIPAQNDSPAQNDTPPPKEES
- the udk gene encoding uridine kinase, translated to MRETLVIGIAGGSGSGKTTLCHRIIAEIGAEHAMLFQHDAYYRDLDDMPVSDPARINYDHPSSLETPLCAAQLADLYHGRSVAQPVYDFSTHRRTVETRPLQPHPVILVEGILVLAETALREHMQLKVFVDTEADVRIIRRMERDIEQRGRTLASVREQYFSTVRPSYEQFVAPSRQHADLIVPHGGENAAAVDVIVSFIRAHLQLSGSDAGA
- a CDS encoding cytochrome c; this translates as MKTPLFLMAMLLLFSACGSQKSDSEGSGEGMDSASQEELAAKGQEIFRNRSYGEVEIACIDCHADFDESLANDDRIRPGHSILGAHQRVEAWNGEFSGDGLRRTAAGAAKCAYLYQEKGSGIEDAISESDARALMAYYAYVSPGNEPPKLSWEAVTWPGDADFDEDTFEKELEGITKLRGDAARGEVMFDRACGPCHDTGLGPAVRIVKRKAEHVPAAVRGGNDSMPFFSRDKLTDQDIADIQAFLQK
- a CDS encoding DUF4905 domain-containing protein, with translation MRLFSTSRQRWKPAWTYDAGAHVWRFVFTGDGRLLGEARDTDARTTTFFCLREADGSVVFEKLRSDEEWWVGFEAVEGSRFYLHGFRKPDMPQHLGIRAHDLDTGALLWRNDDLAFVLARGDAVYATREGFGGLEFFRLSPEDGSVIEDMGQDTESINVLRALLNEEEDFRGYRYPEPMTAAHPGSEDARKTLQKLVDPSRVIGTLDALVEDNLLLAAWHEAKAPSKGAADNGSDAALRQQFRAVSLDGKQTLFEDIILDHADAPGMDSFFLKDSQLMYIKNRRILTAHDLNGVPS
- a CDS encoding secondary thiamine-phosphate synthase enzyme YjbQ; protein product: MTVVNDSLDIETRGDGDMIDLTDRLTLLLQKQKMKRGHMLVFVPGSTAALTTIEYEPGLKKDFTLLMDRLVPRNARYFHEETWNDGNGHAHVRASMLGPSLAIPFDAGKMMLGTWQQIILIDYDNRPRSRSLVVQFTGE
- a CDS encoding KpsF/GutQ family sugar-phosphate isomerase codes for the protein MPQNSIIEHGREVIRIEAEAVRALQDKINEDFARAVEMIYASPGRVIVTGIGKSGLIARKIVATMNSTGTPAIYLHPADAIHGDLGMVRSEDVVLLISKSGNTEELKQIVPIFQRIGVQLISILGTLSPSTLSEVSDIVLDAGVEEEACPHNLAPTASTTAAMALGDAIAVALLHKREFTAEDFAIFHPGGSLGKRLLLRIDQIMTAGENLPVVHQAVALKDAILEITSKRLGATCVVDDDGQLVGVITDGDLRRLLERDTDLTALLAVDVMNSRPKTIVPRTLASSALELMEQHKITQLIVTDDKRIPRGIVHMHDLVQLGLG
- a CDS encoding bifunctional homocysteine S-methyltransferase/methylenetetrahydrofolate reductase; translated protein: MRQPFLDRLRSGVILFDGGMGTELYRRGVFINKCYDELNLSDPALVEQVHRDYIEAGADVIETNTFGANPTKLRAHGLLDRMAEINRRGAEIARSVAGDEHYVAGSIGPLGVQMEPLGPLSREEARDLFAQQIRALCEGGVDLFVLETFIYPEELQQAILAVREVCDKPVVAHITINDDSTSLTGARPEVLVAELAAMKPDALGVNCTVGPSVMLTWLERVREMTDVPISIMPNAGKPKNVDGRNIYLTSPEYLGTYAKRFVQYGARLIGGCCGTAPEHIRAMRNAISAYGFKDSDKVERKEDVTAPVDVDVTPQAEKSRLARRLADGHFISMVELVAPRGISAEKEIDKAKRLFYYGVDVINIPDGPRASARMSAMALAASIQREVGIETVLHYACRDRNVIGIQSDLLGAWALGIRNILAVTGDPPKLGNYPDATAVFDVDSIGLVNIINRLNHGLDIAGNPIGPAAGMHIGVAANPGALNMDQELRRLDWKVEAGAEFIITQPVFDLDVFYAFKKRIEHIGIPLIAGIWPLASLRNAEFMNNEVPGCDVPDYIIERLRKYADQKEAGRAEGIAIAHETLEQILDQIAGVQVSAPFGRIETVMEILEGVRLR
- a CDS encoding septum formation initiator family protein encodes the protein MPPYASPRQRRQPKLIRVLKSRTSSILVAAVLVIVLYFLFSTKGFISRMNIESDLADERARVIELERDIQRLKRERDLLHDDKATIEHVAREAHGMIKKGEIVYRILPAEEEKKK
- a CDS encoding ROK family protein translates to MTTIGIDIGGSSIKAALTEPGASVIANTRRPTLADGDRDATLGQINACIEELLSEASARDIDVQGIGVGVPGTIDIAAGVVYHPPNLPAWEEVPLAEILREKWDLEVRVDNDANCAALGEAHFGAGKAHTDFIGLTLGTGVGSGIILSNHIYHGQRGFAGEFGHISIDYNGTQCNCGNFGCIEAYVGIHYMMHEAIPLLRQAPHSPLHHRALEKNSDLQPHDLSTAADAGDEVSAEILRRAGRRLGVAIASAANLLDITVFIIGGGISAAGDLLFDAIRASAAERALKVHRDDFIILPAELGNDAGMLGAASLLL